Genomic window (Magnolia sinica isolate HGM2019 chromosome 10, MsV1, whole genome shotgun sequence):
tgatcatgaatcatggatctatactaaacatgtataaagagatgggctctaggtataatggagatggccctagacggcctacttaccataattatgggcctatcagtgaaCCTTAGGGAGAGTtaaaatgcggacatttaaccaacattatctattcaatgtggacatcaaaccaacattgctcccaaggaatggccttccatgaatcacacagtataatgggccttttgtacatctaattgggccttgacccaaggacccaaatacatcaaatgggctatataacatgagccccatatctatatcaaggtgggccttaatgggcctcataatatgggcctaatacaaatcaaggtgggcctcaacaaggaccactaatgcatgaagatgggcctccataatgggccttaaattatctccaaaacagttggacagttggatgaaacacatacattatgatggagcccacactaatagagggtgcggtttacaatacttacctaagtggggcccaccaaaatgctcattttctacCCAGCTTAAGggccaatataatgtttattttccacccaacttaaggtccaacataatgtttatttttcacccaaattaaggcccaacataatgtttatttttcacccaaattaaggcccaacataatgtttattctcatccaatctattcataaagtcacgtgggcctggatagggcccactgtgctattcatttgacatccaaactattcataaggtcacgtgggcctggatagggcccactgaaatatttatttcctATACAACCTGTTGCGGGGGGTTgtgtgggccaagggcccactgaaatgtttatttattattattatttttttatacagCCTGATCACACAGGGCCACGaggtggaggggcccaccgtaatgtttatttttcgtgCGCCCGGTCTGGGcgaggccccacagtaatgtttatttgtcattaaggttgatgaggccacccaacctagggcccactgtgatgtggtccacagatccagcccgtccattaggtgagtcccacctaattgacggtccaaaccgagttttaGCAACGttaaaaactcaggtaggccccaccaagtgattttatatgttttggcacgtcttctcatgattttaaatggtatggcccacctgagttccgtataaggctgattttcggggtggacgtgtagattgaggggacccatcaaatgcatggtgctgatggtcgaaaggaaccaaggtggggcccacaactggggccgtgagcccagcccgaccgtccgtccgtcagcaacGGCCAGCGCCTGACagtaacagcagcagcagcgctgctgcttcgtttatttttatttttttttttgaaaattgattttctgcggtttttcccaggcggggcccgcttcagtaagatccacaccagccattagtccctgtggctcgatacaaacccatagagtccaatattgggctgtttcaaatatacaggagcatcagggagtaaatcaaaggtaagaaacttgtttcctatggtatggcccgctaaggaaggggatcaacttcatttttcggctcaacgcctaaaatgagatggggaacaaaatggacggcttggattttacatatacatcaaggtggggcctacatgagtggcccacctctcccttctcttttttttttttttttttttttttttttttttaagtacacaCCCATTGCCTGTGCACACACTCctcttgccaacgtccagcgtcctggacgtTGGACGGCATACATAAGTATATtagtggggtgggtcccacgtagatgtggcccaccaacctatatacatataatatatatattatattatatatataatacataatatattatatatattatataaaatataacatatatatataaagcatttagcccacctaaatagtggatggtgtggatcatcacctgtaatagagtggaccacaccgtctgatgtagatggacgggggagatgtaacacatattggtgggatccacaccattacaaagaaagaaagagagagatagagagagagatagagagagatacacggtgagatagaggaaccccgccactatgggccctcttgattaaatcacatacatccaaatgggtcccaccaacaagtgggccctaaaatttaaaataatgaaaaatcacccaccttatcttccttcttcttggtcccttagactccaatgctctttagcttcacttttgatggtggttgatggaagattgatggtgtggatgaaagatgagagggtgggccacacttgaagttgagagagtgtgttggatgtgtgaaatttctcatgggatttggaaaaattgctagagaatgagagagagaggtataaaTAATGGAtagagggatggatggagtgatggttgtaagaaaggagtgatgaggggtatggtttagtttgaaattggtggagaagagagatggttgtggttgaaaatgagaaaaagaggaatgatgaggtggaaagatggtggacttttagaaaaagagggaatgggtgtagtacttgatgtatgggatgcatttatggttaattgatgggactaattgtgtagagtttccctcgaaatccgcaacgcgcggtgtttcttcggaataaatgcagatcggcatcttctggcctgggtatcggttaggtgcgcaagtcacggcgttggaaccgcggcgacgacgcgatcaccaagacataagtttcagatcgagccgacgttgtttgcgtgggacctggcttaggatcgtgcgcaaacaccgaatacggtgcgaaggttgccggaatttgaccggaaggaccgcggaagccaacggaatggtacgaactaggacacgggtcttacaccaaaggcaagggacggactctaggggacaaagatcgacggaattacacgccagagattcgagaaaattaggaaactaaagctcaagtggtccgaaaatcatccagaatgcaagatcacggagttcccaccatccattcggcttgAAACTACATATATGGCTTGAAgaccataaagtaaccatacacatcaaatttcgcTCGTTGGATATtggtggaagtggcccaacagatagatcaaCCTAGAAATCATTGATTTGCGgctcacctgatatctggatctgcttcaattttggtctcaactcattaaatgagctgaggaaatgaatggacggaatggatctttCACAagaatcatagtggaccccacaaggggCCGTGCGAGTGCATAGGTGGTGCACTCCTGCGGTGCACCGAATCCATACAAAGGGGTCAACAATCGCTGACCCGCGTCATCTTCaaaaacggaaacttccgtttttCTTCTTTCGCCAGCATCCGCACGGACGATTTCAGTAGGGCCCATCCCTCATCCAGATCATGAATCTGGATCGTCAATCAAGCTTGAAAGGGCCTTATAATCACAGCCTAGGTGACAGAATCCCAGAAGGCAGCTGAGATCggatttcaaccgtccaaacATAGGACGAACGGTAGAAGCACAAGTCTTATGGGCCAAACTGAACCTGAGCCAAAATAGACCATATCTGAATGGTTTTTCGAGAGGATTCcaatagacggattggattttcctgTATACCCTGGTCATGGGCCCACCGACTTTCACAACGTCGACGCGAAAGCtatgtttcgcaacagagcttgcgATTTTTCTTTGTGAGCTACCATCACGAGCTATCTctccgatccacaccgtccatcgtgcAGAGGGCCTCAATCTAGTCAAACAAATGTTGATCTTGTGCattcatgcatgcacatgtgctaGTTTCAACGGTCACAAACGGACAGCTCGACGCCAATTGCAGCATGATTACTACCTTTGGTCGCGTCAATAAAATTCCAAAACTAGCCATCTCCGGTCGAAATTTAGAGGGGAAGcgggtgaacggagtggatctcctgtctgagCTCAATAATTGGCCCCACCAAGGTTCAGTGCAAGAATGGCTTACGTAAGAGTTCTGCTGCGTAAAACTTCCGCATGGAGTGCGAAAATTCCAGCCACCGCCTCTGGCACTCGACCTTCCCTGCTGCTtataagagagagaaggagagaacgtGTGAGGCATTCAATTTGCAGGGATCCAAGTCTTTGGACGTGGGCAGCTGTGGAGGCAAGGTAGACAcgtgaagcagagagagagagagggatcgtGGCTGGTCATctccttattcttttcttttcggGTTTTTCTTTCCTAAGAATTTTTAGTTAATCAaaactatggttggctaaacctcttagctagggccaagaggtgaagcttgtagcgagatgggagatcctattttatgcttttaatttaatttaaatttatgaactgaatttgattttagtttgattattaagtgaatgtttttagtctttaatggtctgttgtgacggaaattacaataggtctgcaatggctttgagcgtgttccttttcctttttatgtttatgacatcaggaagccctattgttcaccatcatctcctgggcatggttggatgacggtacccttcttaaccttcatatcatgttgattggttgttaattagtttaattctgttgtttgctttgtctcataggcatggttttgtgatggaatccattctaattcatatacatttcatctcttgaaaaatatatcaaaggaagttcagtttgatggttacacccttcaattggatgaagatgagactctaagtctagttgaatACTTGAACATGCATAAGATTTCCCTGattcctacaagtggatcctctaaatccctagtttccttgctctgaattccttaagttttagataattatttcatcattattcctcaatttacacttgatttagatttcatctcaatactaattctagttctacttagtttcagattacgtacaggtttcaatcccttgggattcgacctcggtcttaccgagtttattactttatcacaaccctatacttggggagtgaacaaagttcccatgagcttgacggAAAAGAACCTAttccacacatacacacacacacacacacacacacacacacacacacacacatattggcCATAACTTCTAATCCCGATATCATTATGGGGCACacaacctattaatctttactGTAATAGGCCATCCGAGGTAAACCGACCCACAATGGGTCACGTCGTGGACCAAAATCCACCCACAATGTGTttcgattttatatatatatatatatatatatatagattttcttattttctagaaataacttgtaatactCTTCTAGAAAAcgttatttggaatttttatttttaaaaattaggatttAGAAGAGTATTActagaattaaatttttttaaaaatcaaagttagaattttactatttttggtaattaccaattttagggagtttgagttggagtttaacTTTGAAACTTCTTCCCAGGCTTTGtattactatttaaaggattgtaaattcgtttatcattcatcaatcaaattccaaatttttacaatttatttttttatttttttatttttccttgtggattcaaggtaacTCTATAAGTCTTAAGAAGCTCTATAGATTTGGAATAcatatcccttgaggaagacggggatcaacctcatcatgtctatCCCTGCATCTTACacacacaaataaataaatatatatatatatatatatatatatatatatatatatatatatatatatatatatatatatatataatgtttatataaaatcccCAAGTTTAAACTAGGGCTGAAAAATCAtgcacaatggggcccacccgaGCTGCCAACTACTTTGCTCGCTTGTAAGGCCTATTAATGCTCACAAACTACTAGTACTTACAGCTACTGctatgtgcggggcccaccatggtggttGCATGATATTTAGCTAGTCCTTGTCCCACCGTTGAAATGGATTGCCCCAAAAGTCACGTCTATTGCCCCAAAACTCAGGTCAATCCTACCATTGGATGCGCCTTACATGAACGTGGTGCCTTTTAAGTGGTCATttatgtttcatgtggtatgccCCACTTTACCGATGGATTCACCTTACTTTTGGGGTGTCCCATttttatggtgggacaaccttgTTGGATACGGCCAAAAAAAGTTCCCAAATCGAACCCAACGGCTGACAGGCCTAACCCAGGATCATGTAATTCCTCTGTCTCACAAAAAACCCGTTCTTTCTTAGATATTAAAGCAAAAGCTAGCAATTGAGATATCCTCACAGCCATCATCTTCTATGATCTTCACACATTAaggatattttttaattttttttaaaatgaagaaTTAGATTATCAAAAGGtgtcattttcttttattatgaTTGTGCTTATTAATTTAGTTAGAGGTACAATCCACCAAAAGCCCTAGTTGATGTAACGTGTCGAGCTGGGCTCTTACACCATTCGAACCTGTAAGTCACTTTCCACTAAAAATTAATTTTGACATTTTTGGGGAATTACCAACCATTTATTTCCGTACACCTACGGCCTCTACCTTCTATCTTCTTTCATTATTCCATATCTCAGACTCTCACCATGTctgtgtatatataaatatatgggcCACTTCCTCTAAAGTAACATACTTCGAGATGGGATTGGTTTTGttccttactttctctctctttcttctgaCAATAGTGTCTGGCAATAGAGACAATACCCACAGCTCATGCACTTCAATATTTCCAGGTAAATATCTTAATTTCAATATCCACTTCTTATGCTATGTATCCATATTCAAAGAGGCTGAAGAAAGCTGAGTTCTGGTTTCTTCTATTTCTCGCTTCTCCTTTTTATCTTAGTTTTGTAGTTTTGATTGGAcactctctcttttatagagtttgCACTCCAAAGGGATGGTTTGATGTGCTAGTTCTTGAATAGGATTTGATAGAATttcttgcttttttatttttatttttttaaagaagttgTTGTATGTTTGGGTAGAGCTAGAATCATCTCTTTTGTTATAATTTTCTGTGAaggaatttcaaaaataaaaatatatgtagAAATTCAAAGCTTTCTATCATTTGGAATCCTTGAATGATTAATTACTCAGCTAATTCAAGCCAATTACACCATCTTGGCCATCTGATTTCTTTCATTTAATGTATTTTTATCTGCCATTTTCATGgccaatgaatggatggttaggatttcgagATGGGTACTTCCATTTTTGGTTTATGCTCCATCCAAATTGAATGATCTGGTATTGATGTACCTTTTTCTTACTGCATATGAGTTATAAATGTATACATATATAGACATCTGTGGCTGAAAATCTTTCTATAAGAAAAACTACTAATTAATCACTAACCTTTGCAGATGATAAACACCAATCCAACGGTTCTGGCATTCACCTCACCTTGCACCATGTTCATGGCCCATGCTCACCTGTAACTGCACCACGGCTGCCACTTATCGATGTCCTCAAGCTCGACGAAACTCGGGTCCAGGCCCTAAACAACAGGTTAACAAAAGCCAATGTCACAACATCCTCCATTCCAAAATCCAGCGATCTCACGCCGGAATCTGTCGGCATCCCACTAAATCCAGGCCAGTCGATTGGAGTCGGTAACTATGTGATCAAGCTTGGTCTAGGCACTCCAACTAAATACTTCACAGTAGTGATGGACACAGGTAGCTCATTCAACTGGGTCCAATGTGACCCATGTAAGGTGTACTGCCACCCTCAAGAGGGCCCTAGATTcaatccatctacatcatccacaTACAAAAACCTATCTTGCGGCATGCCGGAGTGCTCGGCGCTGGAAGCTGCCACCCTCAATCCCACATCTTGTACAAAGTCCAATGTATGTGTATACACTTCAGCCTACGGCGATGGATCCTACTCCGTTGGATACCTTAGCCGCGACACATTGACGGTGGCCCCATCGGAGACATTGCCCAGCTTCGTTTACGGGTGTGGTCAAGGCAATCAAGGTCTTTTCGGTCGATCGGCGGGCGTTATCGGTCTAGCCCGTAACAAGCTCTCTCTACTATCACAATTATCATCAAAATACGGTTATGTATTTTCATACTGTCTACCTACACCTTCTTCTACTGGGACATTATCAATTGGTAAAAGTACGTATAATCCATCCATATACAAGTTCACACCTATGTATTCAGATCGACGAGAACCATCATTGTATTTTCTACGTTTGGCCAGCATAACAGTAGCTGGAAAGGCTCTACCATTATCCACTGCAGTATATACACGTACTCCTACGATTATAGACTCTGGGACTGTAATTACGCGCCTTCCATCAGCTGTCTACGTACCCTTACAAACGGCCTTTGTGAAGGCGATGGACGGGTATAAGCAGGCACAACCGATTTCGATACTCGACACATGCTTTGAGGGGGGCGTGCAGGGAAAGCACGTGCCGGAGGTTCGACTGATCTTTGAGGGTGGCTCGGAGCTGAGGCTGGCGGCTCAAAACACAGTGATTGAGCTGGATGGCGTGACTTGCCTAGCGTTTGCCGAGACCACTAGCCTGGCCATAATCGGAAACCGCCTGCAACAGACGTTTGGGGTTATGTATGATGTTTCCAGCTCAAAGATCGGGTTTGCTGCTGGTGGATGTGGTTGATTAGGGTTGGACCCGTTTGGATGACACGTTCTTCTCTAATTTTTACATGTttgtaataaaaaagaaaatagaaaaaagaagaagaagggaatgcACGCATGTGGAGACTGTCTCACGGGCAACCTTACACATGGAAGGGCTTGTTGAGggtgagcaccatcttcctcaagggataattacttcgaatccacggagcttctcttgACTCCTCCCAGAGATGCCTAGAGATAGaagatagaaataaattctaataaaaatcgAAATAATTGATTGATGTtcaaaaacgagtttacaactctttaaataaatgttatgaACCCTAGGGAGAAGTTTCGAAATCAAActgcaactaaaactccctaaaatcatgagtaaacttactatttatatatggtcatgatttccactagacctcatggttttcagctaaaaatagtaagAGTCCTATTTTGCTTAACCatattgttctcctaatttttctaagcatttATGTTGGAcacgactcctaaagctcaatgTATGAATAGTTacgatcaaactaaaacttactaaaaaatagtaaaaataaaaataaactgaaATTTCGACCATCGATAttatggaatcttgcaaattcggcatgggcagcccggcatagcggggttggttggctaaagtagcttctcctctccccaaaatcatatatggcacgtcagataactcattttgatttgcgagatacgctcgttttaaggttctaatggtccATATCACTTTCGTCTCCAATTAgatcttttctggtccatcttgaccCGTTCTACATCACAACAGCTTAAACCGTAAGTTACtctgtgttcactccccaagtatagggttgtgatgtagtaataaactcggtaagaccgaggtcgaatccacagggactgaaacttgtacgtttcctgaaactaggtagaaatagaactagcctaagatgtaatctaaatcaaatgtaaatttaaggaataattgtggaataattatctaaaactttaaggaattcagaggaaggaaactagggattcagaggatccacttgtagagatcagggagaaattatgcctgcttcagaaatcatggagtTTAACTAGACTTCTTTTGATatggttttcaagaggtgaatggtatatgaattagaatggattccatcatctaaccatgctcaggagacaaagcaaacaacaggattaaactaattaccaaccaatcaacaatgtatgaggatcaggaagggtactgtcatcctaccatgcccatggagcaatgatgaacaacagggcttcctgacttcataaacataaaaggggaaagaaatattcagagccattgcaaacccattgtaatttcagtcacaacagaccattaaagactaagaaaaatattccttataataatcactaaatcaaattcagtttatgaaatttaaaggcacaaagtagaatctcccatctcactcttcacctcttagccctagctgagaggtttagcctagcatgatcatgctagcacC
Coding sequences:
- the LOC131257702 gene encoding aspartyl protease family protein At5g10770-like, with the translated sequence MGLVLFLTFSLFLLTIVSGNRDNTHSSCTSIFPDDKHQSNGSGIHLTLHHVHGPCSPVTAPRLPLIDVLKLDETRVQALNNRLTKANVTTSSIPKSSDLTPESVGIPLNPGQSIGVGNYVIKLGLGTPTKYFTVVMDTGSSFNWVQCDPCKVYCHPQEGPRFNPSTSSTYKNLSCGMPECSALEAATLNPTSCTKSNVCVYTSAYGDGSYSVGYLSRDTLTVAPSETLPSFVYGCGQGNQGLFGRSAGVIGLARNKLSLLSQLSSKYGYVFSYCLPTPSSTGTLSIGKSTYNPSIYKFTPMYSDRREPSLYFLRLASITVAGKALPLSTAVYTRTPTIIDSGTVITRLPSAVYVPLQTAFVKAMDGYKQAQPISILDTCFEGGVQGKHVPEVRLIFEGGSELRLAAQNTVIELDGVTCLAFAETTSLAIIGNRLQQTFGVMYDVSSSKIGFAAGGCG